From Toxorhynchites rutilus septentrionalis strain SRP chromosome 2, ASM2978413v1, whole genome shotgun sequence, a single genomic window includes:
- the LOC129771509 gene encoding F-box only protein 33 encodes MNKSPIWGELPALVITNVFQYMSYHDRLQASSVCWHWRSVLFQPRFFKGVHFNVARENNNKNNFFLQSLAHIINEAKISFDSCNLYDVELTTEILYKLSKSSCLVSLSLRPRYATLVTPGRFYSEEEWNYIYKLFVEPIKSLLGRQNPPLEKLDLGCSEILSLHAADLLTSCPRPQFLRQLGFASVKQDPSHYALSMIESNLFEKCNALQYLSLDYDIMCDDFLQTLQLLPLRRLVIHVHGVDEEHPGLSEAAWASFRATNSLAELHLTLVCAYEAVDILHSHILSPSMPLTHLKVLFCERINCDALEYLSRYYKETLKSMIWVDSMRIQEYRNIMELVLRTEQDPLVMMAWRCKKLEEIVIHGYVLDPHNLVGISRLRGKELKVLEVSRIDLSIPSVMMTPFIEEISTQLGQKWAPLDPKTLPAALGFYPVSDDVRDQHILKYIRHNISP; translated from the exons ATGAACAAAAGCCCAATTTGGGGCGAACTTCCAGCCCTCGTTATTACCAATGTATTTCAGTACATGAGTTATCACGACCGTTTACAGGCATCCTCCGTCTGTTGGCACTGGCGTTCCGTTTTATTCCAGCCGAg GTTCTTCAAAGGAGTTCATTTCAATGTGGCACGTGAAaataacaacaagaacaactttTTTCTACAATCACTTGCGCACATCATCAATGAAGCGAAAATTTCCTTCGATTCCTGCAATTTGTATGATGTTGAATTGACTACAGAAATTCTTTACAA GTTGAGCAAAAGCTCGTGTCTTGTGAGCCTGTCATTGCGTCCGAGATATGCCACCCTGGTAACACCGGGACGTTTCTATTCAGAGGAAGAATGGAATTATATTTATAA GCTATTCGTTGAACCCATTAAAAGTTTGTTGGGTCGGCAGAATCCACCACTGGAGAAGTTAGACTTGGGATGTTCGGAAATACTATCTCTGCATGCTGCTGATCTTTTGACC AGCTGCCCACGTCCCCAGTTTCTGCGCCAGCTTGGCTTCGCCTCGGTCAAGCAGGATCCGAGTCACTATGCACTCAGCATGATTGAGTCCAATTTGTTCGAGAAGTGCAACGCCCTGCAGTATCTTTCGCTCGACTATGACATCATGTGTGATGATTTTCTGCAAACACTACAACTGCTGCCACTTCGGCGTTTGGTGATCCATGTGCACGGCGTAGACGAGGAACATCCGGGCTTGTCGGAGGCAGCCTGGGCCAGTTTTCGTGCAACAAATTCATTAGCGGAGCTGCACTTAACGCTCGTGTGCGCCTACGAGGCGGTAGATATCCTGCACAGTCATATCCTGAGTCCGTCAATGCCGTTGACTCATCTGAAGGTGTTATTTTGTGAGAGG ATTAATTGTGACGCTTTGGAATATCTTTCCCGCTATTATAAGGAAACGTTGAAGAGCATGATCTGGGTCGATTCGATG CGCATTCAGGAGTATCGCAACATTATGGAATTGGTACTGCGGACCGAGCAGGATCCACTGGTAATGATGGCCTGGCGATGCAAAAAACTTGAAGAGATTGTTATTCACGGTTATGTGCTAGATCCACATAATCTGGTCGGAATATCACGCTTACGAGGCAAGGAACTGAAGGTGCTAGAAGTGTCTCGTATTGATCTGTCGATACCGTCAGTCATGATGACACCGTTCATAGAG GAAATTAGTACTCAACTAGGCCAAAAATGGGCTCCACTGGATCCAAAAACATTACCCGCCGCTCTAGGGTTCTATCCGGTGTCGGATGATGTACGCGATCAgcatattttgaaatatatacGTCACAACATTTCGCCATAA